A genomic window from Streptomyces brevispora includes:
- the fusA gene encoding elongation factor G, with product MRTELHRHLTSELSGVRNLGILAHVDAGKTTVTERILYATGTTHKRGEVHDGTTITDFDPQERDRGITIFAAAVSCTWADHRINLIDTPGHVDFADEVERSLRVLDGAIAVFDAVAGVEPQSESVWRQADRHAVPRIAFVNKLDRVGADLDTAVASIRERLHTVPLVVQLPIGDEERFTGVVDLLRMRALVWADGSDTYEEGEVPDGLREEAQRRRRLLEEAVAELHPVALEEFCARSTLSARTLAEALRDLTRAGEGVVVLCGSAYRNRGIEPLLEAVVAYLPSPLDVPPVRGTLGGAVQERAADPAAPFAALAFKVNATATGRLTCLRVYSGTLRKGETVLDAGTRRSERVGRILRVQADRHVDVDEAVAGDIVAVIGLKAARAGATLCAPGAPLVLEPPAVADPVVSVAVEACRSTDTERLISALTRLAEEDPSLAVRTDPETGQTVLSGMGELHLEVAVEKIRRAHGLELRVGRPQVAFRETVVRGVSGLVYRHVKQDGGAGQFAHVVLDVEPLESVDGHDGAGGAEFVFRSAVVGGRVPQEYVRAVAAGCRDALVEGPVGGHPVTGVRVTLTDGATHPKDSSELAFRTAGRLALREALRGCAMVVLEPVAEVTVTVPDDAVGGVLGDLAARRGQVSGSTARPGTAVITATVPLAEMFGYATRLRSRTQGRGTFTTRATGYAPAPGTVSGPGPAR from the coding sequence GTGCGTACCGAACTGCACCGTCACCTCACCAGCGAACTGAGCGGCGTTCGCAACCTGGGCATCCTCGCCCATGTCGATGCCGGCAAGACCACCGTCACCGAGCGGATCCTCTACGCCACCGGCACCACCCACAAGCGCGGCGAGGTCCATGACGGGACGACCATCACCGACTTCGACCCGCAGGAACGCGACCGGGGCATCACCATCTTCGCCGCTGCGGTGAGTTGCACGTGGGCGGACCACCGGATCAATCTGATCGACACTCCGGGGCATGTCGACTTCGCCGACGAGGTCGAGCGTTCGCTGCGGGTGCTCGACGGTGCGATCGCGGTGTTCGACGCGGTCGCGGGCGTGGAGCCGCAGAGCGAGTCGGTGTGGCGCCAGGCCGATCGGCACGCCGTGCCGCGCATCGCGTTCGTCAACAAGCTCGACCGCGTCGGCGCCGACCTCGACACCGCGGTCGCCTCGATCCGCGAGCGGCTGCACACGGTGCCGTTGGTCGTCCAGCTTCCGATCGGGGACGAGGAGCGGTTCACCGGTGTGGTGGATCTGTTGCGCATGCGGGCACTGGTGTGGGCCGACGGCAGTGACACGTACGAGGAGGGAGAGGTACCCGATGGGCTGCGGGAGGAAGCGCAGCGGCGCCGCCGGCTGCTGGAGGAGGCGGTGGCGGAACTCCACCCGGTCGCCCTGGAGGAATTCTGTGCACGCTCCACGCTCTCCGCACGGACGTTGGCCGAGGCGTTGCGCGATCTGACCCGTGCCGGTGAGGGCGTCGTCGTGCTGTGCGGTTCGGCCTACCGCAACCGCGGTATCGAGCCGCTGCTGGAGGCCGTCGTGGCCTATCTGCCCTCCCCGCTGGACGTGCCGCCGGTACGCGGCACGCTCGGCGGCGCGGTGCAGGAGCGGGCCGCCGATCCGGCGGCTCCGTTCGCCGCGCTGGCGTTCAAGGTGAACGCGACCGCGACGGGCCGGCTGACCTGTCTGCGGGTCTATTCGGGCACGCTCAGGAAGGGGGAGACGGTGCTGGACGCCGGCACCCGGCGCAGCGAGCGCGTCGGCCGGATCCTGCGGGTCCAGGCGGACCGGCATGTCGATGTGGACGAGGCGGTGGCCGGGGACATCGTCGCGGTGATCGGCCTCAAGGCCGCCCGGGCCGGTGCCACCCTGTGCGCGCCGGGCGCCCCGTTGGTCCTCGAACCGCCCGCCGTGGCCGATCCGGTCGTGTCGGTCGCGGTCGAGGCCTGCCGGAGCACCGACACGGAGCGGCTGATATCGGCACTGACGCGGCTGGCCGAGGAGGACCCGTCGCTGGCGGTGCGGACGGACCCCGAGACCGGTCAGACGGTGCTCTCGGGCATGGGTGAACTCCACCTGGAGGTGGCGGTGGAGAAGATCCGCCGCGCCCATGGCCTGGAGCTCCGGGTCGGGCGGCCGCAGGTCGCCTTCCGGGAGACGGTCGTGCGTGGTGTGTCGGGTCTGGTGTACCGGCACGTCAAGCAGGACGGAGGGGCCGGTCAGTTCGCCCATGTCGTTCTCGACGTCGAGCCGTTGGAGTCCGTCGACGGTCATGACGGTGCGGGCGGGGCGGAGTTCGTGTTCCGCTCGGCCGTCGTCGGCGGCCGGGTTCCGCAGGAGTACGTCCGAGCGGTGGCGGCCGGCTGCCGTGACGCTCTGGTGGAGGGTCCCGTCGGCGGGCATCCGGTGACCGGGGTGCGGGTGACGCTGACCGACGGCGCCACCCATCCCAAGGACTCCTCTGAGTTGGCGTTCCGCACCGCCGGGCGGTTGGCGCTCCGGGAGGCGCTGCGTGGTTGCGCGATGGTGGTGCTGGAGCCGGTGGCCGAGGTCACGGTCACTGTGCCCGACGACGCCGTCGGCGGGGTGCTCGGCGACCTGGCCGCACGGCGTGGGCAGGTGTCCGGCTCCACGGCGCGGCCCGGTACGGCGGTGATCACGGCGACAGTGCCGCTGGCCGAGATGTTCGGTTACGCGACCCGGTTGCGCAGCCGGACCCAGGGCCGGGGGACGTTCACCACCCGGGCCACCGGCTATGCCCCGGCGCCGGGAACGGTGTCGGGCCCGGGACCGGCCCGGTAG
- a CDS encoding DUF2510 domain-containing protein, which yields MTQTTPPGWHPDPGYTGFGPIQERWWDGSQWTDHLRVPPTAVRSRRIRIGAGITAGVVVLAAIGGGLYVLSDQPGKKTDNTATAPSASPTPPPSRQPGSPRGSGGSDGGGNESPEQQQPQTEDGYATDMASGISIPVPDGWTGESGMGAGVTTGTYACPGDTTQKCVRGGVFSVPAVALKLSTKTAKATAEKDIAANAKASYGEKIYGGITSHTELKSEAVTVAGQQGYRVRWKVVTKNGDDGYVESLAFPSPQAKSMLIVVRSGFDINTKAPALSVLDDITKGIKAASGAGSGPGTTA from the coding sequence GTGACGCAGACGACCCCGCCCGGCTGGCATCCAGACCCCGGGTACACAGGATTTGGCCCCATCCAGGAACGCTGGTGGGACGGCAGCCAGTGGACCGATCACCTCCGCGTGCCGCCGACGGCCGTCCGCAGCCGCCGGATACGCATCGGTGCCGGCATAACCGCCGGTGTGGTGGTACTCGCCGCCATCGGCGGTGGCCTGTACGTGCTGAGCGACCAGCCCGGCAAGAAGACGGACAACACGGCCACCGCCCCGTCCGCTTCACCCACCCCACCGCCCAGCCGGCAGCCCGGCTCACCGCGCGGCAGCGGTGGCAGCGACGGCGGCGGGAACGAGAGCCCCGAACAGCAGCAGCCGCAGACCGAGGACGGCTACGCCACGGACATGGCGAGCGGAATCAGCATCCCGGTCCCCGACGGCTGGACGGGCGAGTCGGGCATGGGTGCGGGGGTGACCACCGGTACGTACGCCTGTCCCGGGGACACCACGCAGAAGTGCGTCCGCGGCGGAGTGTTCTCCGTCCCGGCCGTGGCGCTGAAGCTGAGCACCAAGACCGCGAAGGCCACGGCCGAGAAGGACATCGCGGCCAACGCGAAGGCATCGTACGGCGAGAAGATCTACGGCGGCATCACCTCACACACGGAGTTGAAGTCCGAAGCGGTCACGGTGGCCGGCCAGCAGGGCTACCGGGTGCGCTGGAAGGTGGTGACGAAGAACGGTGACGACGGGTACGTCGAGTCGCTGGCCTTCCCCTCCCCCCAGGCCAAGAGCATGTTGATCGTGGTCCGTTCGGGCTTCGACATCAACACCAAGGCACCGGCCCTGTCCGTCCTGGACGACATCACGAAGGGCATCAAGGCCGCCTCGGGCGCGGGTTCCGGCCCCGGCACCACGGCATAG
- a CDS encoding class I SAM-dependent methyltransferase: MEATAPDRRFAEDYRIAREIPRDGLTAWRAAVAAEVPLAPGAVVLDVGAGTGAFSAAFADWFGVRVLAVEPAGAMRALIPRTADIEALDGRAEELPVPDGCADAAWLGSVVHHIDDLPAAAREIRRALKPGAPVLIRNSFPGRCTRDLRVRFFPGTARIVDGYPTVEQTCAAFGAAGFTRVALHAVPQESAPSLTDFADRIRRDTDAKLRGLTDKEFESGMRRLRRAAAQEPDRPAVSWMDLLVLA; this comes from the coding sequence ATGGAAGCGACTGCTCCCGACCGTCGGTTTGCCGAAGATTACCGGATCGCCCGGGAGATACCGCGCGACGGACTCACCGCATGGCGTGCGGCCGTCGCGGCCGAGGTGCCACTGGCGCCGGGGGCGGTCGTTCTGGATGTCGGGGCCGGTACGGGGGCCTTCTCGGCCGCTTTCGCCGACTGGTTCGGGGTGCGGGTGCTGGCGGTGGAGCCGGCCGGTGCCATGCGTGCGCTGATCCCGCGGACCGCGGACATCGAGGCGCTGGACGGTCGCGCCGAGGAACTGCCGGTGCCGGACGGATGCGCGGACGCCGCCTGGCTCGGCTCGGTCGTCCACCACATCGACGATCTGCCCGCCGCGGCACGGGAGATACGCAGGGCGCTGAAGCCGGGGGCACCGGTACTGATCCGCAACTCGTTCCCCGGCCGGTGCACGCGGGACCTGCGGGTGCGGTTCTTCCCCGGGACCGCGCGCATCGTCGACGGCTATCCGACCGTCGAGCAGACCTGCGCGGCGTTCGGCGCGGCGGGCTTCACCCGGGTCGCGCTGCACGCGGTGCCGCAGGAGAGCGCACCGAGCCTGACCGACTTCGCCGACCGGATCCGGCGGGACACCGATGCGAAACTCCGCGGTCTCACGGACAAGGAGTTCGAGAGCGGGATGCGGCGGCTGCGGCGGGCCGCGGCGCAGGAACCGGACCGGCCGGCCGTCAGCTGGATGGACCTGCTGGTCCTGGCTTGA
- a CDS encoding DUF4440 domain-containing protein, translating into MSGNDEEERSVRAAVEGELRLLDPDVRALPDAVTELLDPEFLELGASGRRYDGVSILVVTSADGRRAPVPIAATDMSGTLLAPGLVHLTFVTESDGGRVRRHSIWRRTESRWRLYFHQGTPVNTP; encoded by the coding sequence ATGAGTGGAAACGATGAGGAGGAGCGGTCCGTACGGGCCGCCGTCGAGGGGGAGCTGCGGCTGCTCGATCCGGACGTGCGGGCACTGCCCGACGCGGTGACCGAACTCCTCGACCCGGAGTTCCTCGAGCTCGGCGCGTCCGGGCGGCGCTATGACGGGGTGTCGATCCTCGTCGTCACCTCCGCCGACGGCCGGCGTGCTCCCGTTCCGATCGCCGCCACCGACATGTCCGGCACGCTGCTGGCCCCCGGCCTCGTCCACCTGACGTTCGTGACGGAGAGCGACGGCGGCAGGGTGCGGCGTCATTCGATCTGGCGGCGGACGGAGTCGCGCTGGCGGCTGTACTTCCACCAGGGCACGCCGGTCAACACCCCATGA
- a CDS encoding S66 family peptidase, which translates to MTLPSYPAKPRPGDRVAVLSPSSGLPGILPVPHELGLRRLREEYGLEPVEYPCTRKMGSSPQERAADIHAAFADPGIKAVIASIGGDDMITVLPHLDRELLRANPKPFFGYSDCVNLLVFLDNLGIVGYHGGSVMVELGRPGAMHPMTADSLRAALFTHEAYELTPAKESGSVNRRWEDPRTFDHEPDMLPADGWTWHNADRVVEGTSWGGNLEILAWLLMADREMRPAAEYAGRVLFLETSEELPRAEEVYRILRNMGERGLLKQFPALLMGRAKNWSFDRPLGAEDGEEYRLLQRQAVLRALDEYAPGTMAVFDVDLGHTDPQVVIPYGGQVRVDGVARRIVVTY; encoded by the coding sequence ATGACGCTCCCCAGCTATCCCGCCAAGCCCCGCCCCGGTGACCGCGTCGCCGTACTGTCCCCCTCGTCCGGCCTTCCCGGCATCCTCCCGGTCCCGCACGAGCTGGGGCTGCGCAGACTCCGAGAGGAGTACGGGCTGGAACCGGTGGAGTACCCGTGCACCCGGAAGATGGGCTCCTCGCCCCAGGAACGGGCCGCCGACATCCACGCGGCCTTCGCCGACCCCGGGATCAAGGCCGTCATCGCCAGCATCGGCGGGGACGACATGATCACCGTGCTGCCGCATCTGGACCGGGAACTGCTGCGGGCCAACCCCAAGCCGTTCTTCGGCTACAGCGACTGCGTCAATCTGCTGGTGTTCCTCGACAACCTGGGCATCGTCGGCTACCACGGCGGATCGGTGATGGTCGAGCTGGGACGCCCGGGCGCGATGCACCCCATGACAGCCGACTCGTTGCGGGCCGCACTGTTCACCCACGAGGCCTACGAGCTCACCCCGGCGAAGGAGAGCGGCAGCGTCAACAGGCGCTGGGAGGACCCGCGGACCTTCGACCACGAACCCGACATGCTGCCCGCCGACGGCTGGACCTGGCACAACGCCGACCGGGTGGTCGAGGGGACGAGCTGGGGCGGCAACCTGGAGATCCTGGCCTGGCTGCTGATGGCGGACCGGGAGATGCGGCCTGCCGCCGAGTACGCGGGCCGGGTGCTGTTCCTCGAGACGTCGGAGGAGCTGCCCCGTGCCGAAGAGGTGTACCGGATCCTGCGGAACATGGGGGAGCGGGGACTCCTGAAGCAGTTCCCCGCACTGCTGATGGGTCGGGCGAAGAACTGGTCCTTCGACCGTCCGCTGGGAGCCGAGGACGGGGAGGAGTACCGCCTGCTGCAACGGCAGGCGGTTTTGCGGGCGTTGGACGAGTACGCCCCCGGGACCATGGCCGTCTTCGATGTCGATCTCGGCCACACGGACCCCCAGGTGGTCATTCCTTATGGCGGTCAGGTGCGGGTGGACGGCGTGGCCCGCCGCATCGTCGTGACGTACTGA
- a CDS encoding FadR/GntR family transcriptional regulator — MPVEWQPVRQSRTHELVLQSIEQRVFAGELKAGDRLPPERELAPVLGVSRSALREALRVLETIGVLVAQPGRGPDAGARIVRNPEGALGRLLRLHFALGSYSLEDVLEARVVLERSSFEAAALHACAADLDEAEALVVRMGEPDVEVPEFNDLDTRFHVRIARSSGNELTSTLTSAVRESVRPLILRALEAAEDWPATAAALNADHIELLRLVRAGEGARAADVVETHIRGLHGTLVDEKPTA, encoded by the coding sequence ATGCCCGTCGAATGGCAGCCCGTACGGCAGTCGCGCACACATGAGCTGGTGCTCCAGAGCATCGAGCAGCGGGTGTTCGCCGGTGAGCTCAAGGCCGGCGACCGGCTGCCGCCCGAGCGGGAGCTCGCCCCGGTCCTTGGTGTGAGCCGCTCCGCGCTGCGCGAGGCGCTGCGGGTGCTGGAGACCATCGGCGTCCTGGTGGCGCAGCCGGGCCGGGGTCCGGACGCCGGGGCGCGGATCGTCCGCAACCCCGAAGGTGCGCTCGGCCGGCTGCTCAGGCTTCACTTCGCCCTCGGCAGCTACAGCCTGGAGGACGTGCTGGAGGCGCGCGTGGTCCTGGAGCGGTCCAGTTTCGAGGCCGCCGCACTGCACGCCTGCGCGGCCGATCTGGACGAGGCCGAGGCGCTGGTCGTGCGGATGGGGGAGCCGGATGTCGAGGTGCCGGAGTTCAACGACCTGGACACCCGGTTCCACGTCAGGATCGCCCGTAGCTCCGGAAACGAGCTGACCTCCACCCTCACCTCCGCGGTGCGGGAGTCGGTCCGGCCGCTGATCCTGCGCGCCCTGGAGGCGGCGGAGGACTGGCCGGCCACGGCCGCCGCGCTCAACGCCGACCACATCGAGCTGCTGCGTCTGGTGCGCGCGGGCGAGGGGGCTCGGGCTGCCGATGTGGTCGAGACGCACATCCGCGGGCTGCACGGCACGCTGGTCGACGAGAAGCCCACCGCCTGA